The proteins below are encoded in one region of Candidatus Auribacterota bacterium:
- a CDS encoding twin-arginine translocase TatA/TatE family subunit: MNVGAQELVLIFLVALLLFGPKRLPEIARLLSRIVREIHRAFDEIKREISDDDKFDG, encoded by the coding sequence ATGAACGTAGGCGCTCAAGAGCTCGTGCTCATTTTTCTGGTCGCCCTTCTCCTGTTCGGCCCAAAGCGGCTGCCGGAGATCGCGAGACTGCTCTCAAGGATCGTGCGGGAGATACACAGGGCCTTCGACGAGATCAAGCGGGAGATCAGTGATGACGATAAATTTGATGGGTGA